A section of the Oryzias latipes chromosome 10, ASM223467v1 genome encodes:
- the LOC101175172 gene encoding MORC family CW-type zinc finger protein 3-like isoform X1 codes for MARLSEHGIRLSSMSPSFLNSNSTSHTWPFSAVAELIDNASDPGVSAKQIWIDVVDEGDQRCLTFTDNGSGMTPNKLHKMLSFGFTEKGSGKSSQQAIGVYGNGFKSGSMRLGRDALIFTKNGGCQSVGMLSQTYLHNIKAQAVMVPIVPFNQQTKLLVVTEDSTASLAAILKHSIISSEEQIHAHFDSIHSKKGTKILIWNIRRAKDGKTEIDFETDPTDFRLPEIQTEEIKKGLSNSGSLRHHQNIPDMYYSLRAYLSILYLKPRTQVILRGKKIQARLVSKKLSYIEHDVYKPQFSKEKVKVTFGINSKNKDHYGIMMYHKNRLIKAYEKVGYQLKVSGQRAGIGVIGVIECNFLKPAHNKQDFEYTKEYRLTLGALGLKLNDYWKEVADKKAREREFQTAEKDDEESQQSGDEGPMWLQCEDCLKWRSIPANYYKVTPESWNCSQNPNPRYRSCSSPEEGDESEEQLTPSYQKTHKKLENRKRQRSFEVDQSEKPKQLILSHTSVTPEQPLSPFSEMLRLENHPEGNASECLETDSLDPLDQNAERDTNIDAVTQKDMDLQDKSAKNHAGIRDKNEAMQAQIPEDDQPQDKESDTKEDRHKNISQEKNKNIFSRKKNPELRSYNVKKKQYLFGQNELSSANVDEDSHHGKQTSSQVEMDDSHSDNSGVLQLNPTSPSHTWTQSLQTTQMVIVPPLNRGDHPLQPPEGGDREAKLQRLATMEKEVLRLRGVLGLEVERTTQGTMTADDKTEKEQAAIREVGCQTDPPECPSVADPNLGAVPQGLLVPGQKAESRDQLEQNKVRRERADGQSRMRGSDGESYEDSRLAQQNLHDIRNNVVVLLTALLPQLDLNGISLETADVDNILQQIIEVNSLKL; via the exons ATGGCGAGGCTGAGCGAGCATGGGATTCGTCTGAGTTCT ATGAGTCCCTCCTTCCTGAACAGCAACTCCACAAGTCACACCTGGCCGTTCAGCGCGGTGGCAGAACTGATAG ACAATGCATCAGACCCTGGCGTGTCTGCTAAGCAGATATGGATAGATGTCGTAGATGAAGGTGATCAGCGCTGTTTGACGTTCACCGACAATGGCAGCGGCATGACCCCAAACAAACTGCATAAGATGCTCAG CTTCGGTTTTACGGAAAAGGGCTCTGGTAAAAGCAGCCAGCAGGCCATCGGCGTTTATGGGAATGGCTTCAAGTCCGGCTCCATGCGTCTGGGCCGCGATGCGCTCATATTCACCAAGAACGGCGGCTGTCAGTCAGTGGGAATGCTCTCCCAGACCTACCTGCATAACATCAAAGCTCAGGCTGTCATGGTTCCTATTGTGCCTTTCAACCAACAAACCA AGTTGCTGGTTGTGACTGAAGACTCAACGGCCAGCCTGGCAGCCATCCTGAAACACTCCATCATCAGCTCAGAGGAGCAGATACACGCTCACTTTGACTCTATTCACTCCAAAAAAGGAACCAAGATCCTAATCTGGAATATTCGCAG GGCTAAAGATGGCAAAACAGAAATCGATTTTGAGACGGACCCAACGGACTTTCGTTTGCCCGAGATTCAAACAGAAGAGATAAAGAAGGGTCTGAGCAACAGCGGGTCCTTAAGACATCACCAGAACATCCCAGACATGTATTACAGCCTGCGG GCCTACCTCAGTATTTTGTATCTAAAGCCAAGGACTCAGGTGATACTGAGGGGCAAGAAAATTCAGGCAAGGCTGGTGTCGAAAAAGCTGAGCTACATCGAACATGACGTGTACAAACCCCAGTTTAGT AAAGAGAAGGTGAAGGTGACTTTTGgaataaacagtaaaaacaaggaCCATTATGGCATCATGATGTACCACAAGAATCGACTCATTAAGGCGTATGAGAAAGTGGGCTACCAGCTTAAG GTCTCAGGGCAAAGAGCCGGGATTGGGGTGATTGGTGTCATTGAGTGCAACTTTCTCAAGCCTGCTCATAACAAGCAAGACTTTGAGTACACCAAGGAATACAG ACTTACTCTTGGAGCGTTGGGGCTGAAACTGAATGACTACTGGAAGGAAGTGGCAGACAAGAAGGCTAGAGAGCGAGAGTTCCAGACTGCGGAGAAGGACGACGAGGAAAGCCAGCAAAGTGGAGACGA GGGTCCCATGTGGCTACAGTGTGAAGATTGTCTAAAGTGGAGAAGCATCCCCGCAAACTATTATAAGGTCACTCCTGAAAGTTGGAACTGCAGTCAAAACCCAAATCCACGCTACAG AAGCTGCTCATCACCAGAGGAAGGAGATGAGAGTGAGGAGCAGTTAACCCCCAGCTACCAGAAAACCCACAAGAAACT AGAGAACAGAAAACGTCAAAGGTCATTtgag gtTGATCAGTCAGAAAAGCCGAAGCAGCTCATTTTGTCGCACACTTCAGTCACTCCGGAGCAGCCCTTATCTCCGTTCTCTGAAATGTTAAGACTTGAGAACCATCCTGAGGGGAATGCGTCTGAATGCCTTGAAACAGACTCCCTAGACCCGTTGGATCAAAACGCAGAAAGGGACACTAATATTGATGCGGTGACACAAAAGGATATGGACCTCCAGGACAAGTCTGCTAAAAATCATGCAGGAATTAGAGACAAAAATGAAGCCATGCAAGCACAGATACCTGAAGATGATCAGCCTCAGGACAAAGAGAGTGACACAAAGGAAGACAGACACAAAAATATAAGCCAggagaagaacaaaaacatttttag cCGTAAAAAGAACCCTGAATTGAGATCCTATAATGTGAAAAAGAAGCAGTACCTTTTTGGACAAAATGAGTTGAGCTCCGCAAATGTCGATGAGGATTCACATCACGGGAAGCAAACTAGTTCCCAAGTTGAAATGGACGACAGCCACTCGGACAACTCGGGAGTACTGCAGCTAAACCCCACTAGCCCCAGTCACACTTGGACCCAATCTCTCCAAACCACCCAGATGGTAATTGTGCCTCCGCTGAACAGAGGAGATCATCCCCTTCAGCCTCCAGAAGGGGGCGACCGGGAAGCTAAACTGCAGAGGCTTGCTACGATGGAGAAAGAGGTCCTGAGGCTGCGTGGCGTTTTGGGGCTGGAGGTGGAAAGGACAACTCAAGGCACGATGACAGCGGAcgataaaactgaaaaagagcAAGCGGCAATCAGGGAGGTCGGCTGCCAGACTGATCCACCTGAG tgtcCTTCAGTTGCTGATCCAAATTTGGGTGCAGTGCCTCAGGGGCTACTGGTCCCAGGTCAGAAAGCCGAGTCCAGGGATCAGTTGGAGCAGAACAAAGTCAGGCGAGAGCGGGCTGACGGTCAGAGCAGGATGAGAGGGAGTGACGGCGAGTCCTATGAGGACAGCAG ATTAGCACAGCAGAATCTGCACGACATCCGCAACAACGTGGTGGTTCTTCTCACGGCGCTCCTGCCCCAGCTGGACCTAAACGGAATCAGCCTGGAGACGGCCGATGTGGACAACATCCTGCAGCAGATCATCGAGGTCAACTCGCTGAAACTATGA
- the LOC101175172 gene encoding MORC family CW-type zinc finger protein 3-like isoform X2, whose translation MARLSEHGIRLSSMSPSFLNSNSTSHTWPFSAVAELIDNASDPGVSAKQIWIDVVDEGDQRCLTFTDNGSGMTPNKLHKMLSFGFTEKGSGKSSQQAIGVYGNGFKSGSMRLGRDALIFTKNGGCQSVGMLSQTYLHNIKAQAVMVPIVPFNQQTKLLVVTEDSTASLAAILKHSIISSEEQIHAHFDSIHSKKGTKILIWNIRRAKDGKTEIDFETDPTDFRLPEIQTEEIKKGLSNSGSLRHHQNIPDMYYSLRAYLSILYLKPRTQVILRGKKIQARLVSKKLSYIEHDVYKPQFSKEKVKVTFGINSKNKDHYGIMMYHKNRLIKAYEKVGYQLKVSGQRAGIGVIGVIECNFLKPAHNKQDFEYTKEYRLTLGALGLKLNDYWKEVADKKAREREFQTAEKDDEESQQSGDEGPMWLQCEDCLKWRSIPANYYKVTPESWNCSQNPNPRYRSCSSPEEGDESEEQLTPSYQKTHKKLENRKRQRSFEVDQSEKPKQLILSHTSVTPEQPLSPFSEMLRLENHPEGNASECLETDSLDPLDQNAERDTNIDAVTQKDMDLQDKSAKNHAGIRDKNEAMQAQIPEDDQPQDKESDTKEDRHKNISQEKNKNIFSRKKNPELRSYNVKKKQYLFGQNELSSANVDEDSHHGKQTSSQVEMDDSHSDNSGVLQLNPTSPSHTWTQSLQTTQMVIVPPLNRGDHPLQPPEGGDREAKLQRLATMEKEVLRLRGVLGLEVERTTQGTMTADDKTEKEQAAIREVGCQTDPPECLRGYWSQVRKPSPGISWSRTKSGESGLTVRAG comes from the exons ATGGCGAGGCTGAGCGAGCATGGGATTCGTCTGAGTTCT ATGAGTCCCTCCTTCCTGAACAGCAACTCCACAAGTCACACCTGGCCGTTCAGCGCGGTGGCAGAACTGATAG ACAATGCATCAGACCCTGGCGTGTCTGCTAAGCAGATATGGATAGATGTCGTAGATGAAGGTGATCAGCGCTGTTTGACGTTCACCGACAATGGCAGCGGCATGACCCCAAACAAACTGCATAAGATGCTCAG CTTCGGTTTTACGGAAAAGGGCTCTGGTAAAAGCAGCCAGCAGGCCATCGGCGTTTATGGGAATGGCTTCAAGTCCGGCTCCATGCGTCTGGGCCGCGATGCGCTCATATTCACCAAGAACGGCGGCTGTCAGTCAGTGGGAATGCTCTCCCAGACCTACCTGCATAACATCAAAGCTCAGGCTGTCATGGTTCCTATTGTGCCTTTCAACCAACAAACCA AGTTGCTGGTTGTGACTGAAGACTCAACGGCCAGCCTGGCAGCCATCCTGAAACACTCCATCATCAGCTCAGAGGAGCAGATACACGCTCACTTTGACTCTATTCACTCCAAAAAAGGAACCAAGATCCTAATCTGGAATATTCGCAG GGCTAAAGATGGCAAAACAGAAATCGATTTTGAGACGGACCCAACGGACTTTCGTTTGCCCGAGATTCAAACAGAAGAGATAAAGAAGGGTCTGAGCAACAGCGGGTCCTTAAGACATCACCAGAACATCCCAGACATGTATTACAGCCTGCGG GCCTACCTCAGTATTTTGTATCTAAAGCCAAGGACTCAGGTGATACTGAGGGGCAAGAAAATTCAGGCAAGGCTGGTGTCGAAAAAGCTGAGCTACATCGAACATGACGTGTACAAACCCCAGTTTAGT AAAGAGAAGGTGAAGGTGACTTTTGgaataaacagtaaaaacaaggaCCATTATGGCATCATGATGTACCACAAGAATCGACTCATTAAGGCGTATGAGAAAGTGGGCTACCAGCTTAAG GTCTCAGGGCAAAGAGCCGGGATTGGGGTGATTGGTGTCATTGAGTGCAACTTTCTCAAGCCTGCTCATAACAAGCAAGACTTTGAGTACACCAAGGAATACAG ACTTACTCTTGGAGCGTTGGGGCTGAAACTGAATGACTACTGGAAGGAAGTGGCAGACAAGAAGGCTAGAGAGCGAGAGTTCCAGACTGCGGAGAAGGACGACGAGGAAAGCCAGCAAAGTGGAGACGA GGGTCCCATGTGGCTACAGTGTGAAGATTGTCTAAAGTGGAGAAGCATCCCCGCAAACTATTATAAGGTCACTCCTGAAAGTTGGAACTGCAGTCAAAACCCAAATCCACGCTACAG AAGCTGCTCATCACCAGAGGAAGGAGATGAGAGTGAGGAGCAGTTAACCCCCAGCTACCAGAAAACCCACAAGAAACT AGAGAACAGAAAACGTCAAAGGTCATTtgag gtTGATCAGTCAGAAAAGCCGAAGCAGCTCATTTTGTCGCACACTTCAGTCACTCCGGAGCAGCCCTTATCTCCGTTCTCTGAAATGTTAAGACTTGAGAACCATCCTGAGGGGAATGCGTCTGAATGCCTTGAAACAGACTCCCTAGACCCGTTGGATCAAAACGCAGAAAGGGACACTAATATTGATGCGGTGACACAAAAGGATATGGACCTCCAGGACAAGTCTGCTAAAAATCATGCAGGAATTAGAGACAAAAATGAAGCCATGCAAGCACAGATACCTGAAGATGATCAGCCTCAGGACAAAGAGAGTGACACAAAGGAAGACAGACACAAAAATATAAGCCAggagaagaacaaaaacatttttag cCGTAAAAAGAACCCTGAATTGAGATCCTATAATGTGAAAAAGAAGCAGTACCTTTTTGGACAAAATGAGTTGAGCTCCGCAAATGTCGATGAGGATTCACATCACGGGAAGCAAACTAGTTCCCAAGTTGAAATGGACGACAGCCACTCGGACAACTCGGGAGTACTGCAGCTAAACCCCACTAGCCCCAGTCACACTTGGACCCAATCTCTCCAAACCACCCAGATGGTAATTGTGCCTCCGCTGAACAGAGGAGATCATCCCCTTCAGCCTCCAGAAGGGGGCGACCGGGAAGCTAAACTGCAGAGGCTTGCTACGATGGAGAAAGAGGTCCTGAGGCTGCGTGGCGTTTTGGGGCTGGAGGTGGAAAGGACAACTCAAGGCACGATGACAGCGGAcgataaaactgaaaaagagcAAGCGGCAATCAGGGAGGTCGGCTGCCAGACTGATCCACCTGAG TGCCTCAGGGGCTACTGGTCCCAGGTCAGAAAGCCGAGTCCAGGGATCAGTTGGAGCAGAACAAAGTCAGGCGAGAGCGGGCTGACGGTCAGAGCAGGATGA
- the LOC101161165 gene encoding phosphoethanolamine N-methyltransferase isoform X2 — protein sequence MTEFWKEHSKDATVEEMMLDSRAKELTEYELPEILSMLPPLAGYRVLELGAGIGRYTCHLLTKAAHVTAVDFMESFVQKNRESNGHHSNVTIIQADVTKLDVPQHSVNFIFSNWLLMYLSDEELKAVMEKMLNWLQPGGFLFFRESCNHRSGDSKRDFNPTLYRSEAQYTHLVSSLEVEAPQGGQKFGFDIVLKKKVQTYVEIKNNPNQICWLLQKVPRSSDAQKGFNTFQQFLDNQQYTRRSILRYEKMFGAGYVSTGGPSTTKEFVDLLNLKPGQKVLDVGCGIGGGDFYMAKTFGVEVLGLDLSDNMVEIAAERALTEKLPTVQFEVADATKRTFPEGSFDVVYSRDTILHIDDKLALFRRFHSWLKPGGQLLISDYCCGEKPWSQAFESYVKQRGYILYTPAQYGKFIQEAGFCEVRAEDRTSQFIQVIKDELKKAEAIKEEFIQEFSEEDYLAVVNGWKEKLERSNTGDQRWGLFYATKN from the exons ATGACAGAGTTTTGGAAGGAGCACTCAAAGGATGCCACGGTGGAGGAGATGATGCTGGATTCTCGTGCCAAGGAGCTGACTGAGTACGAGCTGCCGGAGATCCTCTCCATGCTGCCGCCTCTGGCTGGCTACCGAGTGCTGGAGCTGGGAGCCGGGATTGG CCGTTATACCTGCCACCTGCTGACCAAAGCTGCTCATGTGACCGCTGTGGACTTCATGGAGAGCTTTGTGCAGAAGAACAGGGAGAGCAATGGTCACCATAGCAACGTGACTATCATACAAGCTGATGTCACAAAATTAGATGTCCCCCAGCACAg TGTCAACTTCATCTTCTCCAACTGGCTGCTGATGTACCTGAGTGATGAAGAGCTGAAGGCTGTTATGGAGAAAATGCTTAACTGGCTGCAGCCTGGTGGCTTCCTGTTTTTCCGAGAGTCCTGCAACCATCGATCAG GTGACAGCAAGAGAGATTTTAACCCCACCCTGTACCGAAGCGAGGCTCAGTACACCCACCTGGTTTCATCACTGGAGGTGGAGGCCCCACAGGGAGGACAAAAATTTGGTTTTGACattgtgttgaaaaagaaagtcCAGACATATGTTGAG ATAAAGAACAATCCGAATCAGATCTGCTGGCTGCTTCAGAAAGTTCCCCGGTCTTCTGATGCCCAGAAAGGATTCAATACGTTCCAGCAGTTTCTAGACAACCAGCAGTACACCAGACGCAGCATCCTCCGCTATGAGAAGATGTTCGGGGCTGGTTACGTTAGCACAGGCGGACCTAGCACCACCAAG GAGTTTGTCGACCTTCTGAACTTAAAGCCTGGCCAGAAGGTTCTGGATGTTGGCTGTGGCATTGGTGGAGGAGACTTCTACATGGCAAAA ACCTTTGGGGTGGAGGTGCTTGGCTTGGATCTGTCTGACAACATGGTGGAAATCGCTGCTGAGAGAGCACTAACTGAGAAACTGCCAACA GTGCAGTTTGAGGTGGCTGATGCCACCAAGAGGACGTTTCCTGAAGGTTCATTTGATGTAGTCTACAGCCGAGACACAATCCTGCACATTGATGACAAACTGGCGCTCTTTAGACGGTTTCAT TCGTGGCTAAAACCAGGCGGCCAGCTGCTGATCAGTGACTACTGTTGTGGGGAGAAACCCTGGTCCCAGGCGTTTGAGTCGTATGTCAAACAGAGAGGCTACATCCTCTACACACCTGCACAGTATGGGAAG TTCATCCAGGAGGCAGGTTTCTGCGAGGTTCGAGCAGAGGACCGGACATCACAGTTCATACAGGTGATTAAAGACGAGCTGAAGAAAGCAGAGGCCATAAAAGAAGAATTTATTCAG GAATTCTCGGAGGAGGATTACCTTGCAGTAGTAAATGGATGGAAAGAGAAATTGGAACGCTCCAACACCGGAGACCAGCGATGGGGACTTTTTTATGCTACAAAAAACTGA
- the LOC101161165 gene encoding phosphoethanolamine N-methyltransferase isoform X1, which translates to MEKVRCNMTEFWKEHSKDATVEEMMLDSRAKELTEYELPEILSMLPPLAGYRVLELGAGIGRYTCHLLTKAAHVTAVDFMESFVQKNRESNGHHSNVTIIQADVTKLDVPQHSVNFIFSNWLLMYLSDEELKAVMEKMLNWLQPGGFLFFRESCNHRSGDSKRDFNPTLYRSEAQYTHLVSSLEVEAPQGGQKFGFDIVLKKKVQTYVEIKNNPNQICWLLQKVPRSSDAQKGFNTFQQFLDNQQYTRRSILRYEKMFGAGYVSTGGPSTTKEFVDLLNLKPGQKVLDVGCGIGGGDFYMAKTFGVEVLGLDLSDNMVEIAAERALTEKLPTVQFEVADATKRTFPEGSFDVVYSRDTILHIDDKLALFRRFHSWLKPGGQLLISDYCCGEKPWSQAFESYVKQRGYILYTPAQYGKFIQEAGFCEVRAEDRTSQFIQVIKDELKKAEAIKEEFIQEFSEEDYLAVVNGWKEKLERSNTGDQRWGLFYATKN; encoded by the exons ATGGAGaaag TTCGCTGCAACATGACAGAGTTTTGGAAGGAGCACTCAAAGGATGCCACGGTGGAGGAGATGATGCTGGATTCTCGTGCCAAGGAGCTGACTGAGTACGAGCTGCCGGAGATCCTCTCCATGCTGCCGCCTCTGGCTGGCTACCGAGTGCTGGAGCTGGGAGCCGGGATTGG CCGTTATACCTGCCACCTGCTGACCAAAGCTGCTCATGTGACCGCTGTGGACTTCATGGAGAGCTTTGTGCAGAAGAACAGGGAGAGCAATGGTCACCATAGCAACGTGACTATCATACAAGCTGATGTCACAAAATTAGATGTCCCCCAGCACAg TGTCAACTTCATCTTCTCCAACTGGCTGCTGATGTACCTGAGTGATGAAGAGCTGAAGGCTGTTATGGAGAAAATGCTTAACTGGCTGCAGCCTGGTGGCTTCCTGTTTTTCCGAGAGTCCTGCAACCATCGATCAG GTGACAGCAAGAGAGATTTTAACCCCACCCTGTACCGAAGCGAGGCTCAGTACACCCACCTGGTTTCATCACTGGAGGTGGAGGCCCCACAGGGAGGACAAAAATTTGGTTTTGACattgtgttgaaaaagaaagtcCAGACATATGTTGAG ATAAAGAACAATCCGAATCAGATCTGCTGGCTGCTTCAGAAAGTTCCCCGGTCTTCTGATGCCCAGAAAGGATTCAATACGTTCCAGCAGTTTCTAGACAACCAGCAGTACACCAGACGCAGCATCCTCCGCTATGAGAAGATGTTCGGGGCTGGTTACGTTAGCACAGGCGGACCTAGCACCACCAAG GAGTTTGTCGACCTTCTGAACTTAAAGCCTGGCCAGAAGGTTCTGGATGTTGGCTGTGGCATTGGTGGAGGAGACTTCTACATGGCAAAA ACCTTTGGGGTGGAGGTGCTTGGCTTGGATCTGTCTGACAACATGGTGGAAATCGCTGCTGAGAGAGCACTAACTGAGAAACTGCCAACA GTGCAGTTTGAGGTGGCTGATGCCACCAAGAGGACGTTTCCTGAAGGTTCATTTGATGTAGTCTACAGCCGAGACACAATCCTGCACATTGATGACAAACTGGCGCTCTTTAGACGGTTTCAT TCGTGGCTAAAACCAGGCGGCCAGCTGCTGATCAGTGACTACTGTTGTGGGGAGAAACCCTGGTCCCAGGCGTTTGAGTCGTATGTCAAACAGAGAGGCTACATCCTCTACACACCTGCACAGTATGGGAAG TTCATCCAGGAGGCAGGTTTCTGCGAGGTTCGAGCAGAGGACCGGACATCACAGTTCATACAGGTGATTAAAGACGAGCTGAAGAAAGCAGAGGCCATAAAAGAAGAATTTATTCAG GAATTCTCGGAGGAGGATTACCTTGCAGTAGTAAATGGATGGAAAGAGAAATTGGAACGCTCCAACACCGGAGACCAGCGATGGGGACTTTTTTATGCTACAAAAAACTGA